A window of the Lactuca sativa cultivar Salinas chromosome 7, Lsat_Salinas_v11, whole genome shotgun sequence genome harbors these coding sequences:
- the LOC111876074 gene encoding uncharacterized protein LOC111876074 — translation MVDSILCPVCSSIVETVEHIFANCSDLIALLSRIAIWWGVNCPSQLTVDSLFNWADSTTWKICQHKAFDAVILTTFWCIWNFRNNVIFRAKTPKKSLIFDDVVHKSYVWISSRCSKANISWSSWLHSPFTATKLK, via the coding sequence ATGGTGGATTCCATCCTTTGTCCTGTCTGCTCGTCTATAGTGGAGACTGTGGAACATATTTTTGCTAATTGCTCGGATTTGATTGCTCTTTTGTCCCGTATTGCAATCTGGTGGGGTGTTAATTGTCCTTCTCAGTTGACTGTGGATTCTCTTTTCAATTGGGCTGATTCTACTACATGGAAAATTTGTCAACATAAAGCTTTCGATGCAGTTATCTTGACTACGTTTTGGTGCATTTGGAATTTCAGGAACAATGTGATTTTCAGAGCAAAAACGCCTAAGAAATCTTTGATTTTTGATGATGTTGTTCATAAATCTTATGTTTGGATTTCTAGTAGGTGTAGTAAAGCCAACATTAGTTGGTCCTCTTGGCTTCATAGTCCTTTTACTGCTACTAAGTTGAAGTAA
- the LOC111876075 gene encoding uncharacterized protein LOC111876075, translating into MARSFWGNSSFMHAFSPSRGASRGILAIWDVDLISHNHFSVHEGFVVIEAVWVRSGLQGNLIVVYAPQGLSKKRLLWIDIYNFISNSLGECIIMGDFNEVRDESERIRSKFYASTARVFNDFINPLNQVDVPLGGPRFTWSDKWGSKFSKLDRFLVTEGFLDSFPHLSAMVLDKNIPDSSIGASVDYGLTPFRIFHSWFDMEGFDDIVREWNSKNRDMAASKRKNLQDLVESIDIRLMEDEGSANLREKRVSILKEISDLDHLAQVDLAQKAKIQWGIEGGENSKFFHGMLNRKRRQIAIRGLTIDGMWVDNSVDYLQSPFSYEEIKRVVWDCGSNKAPGPDGFTFGFLKRYWDLIATDVEYKIIAKLLANRLVEVIHSVVSLEQSAFIKGRKILDGPFLLNELVAWSKSSKNPLMLLKVDFEKAYDSLSWEYLLEIMSIMGFGSKWCQWIKELLSTARASVLINGSPTDEFQIHRELRKGDPLSHFLFILAMEGLHIALMWARAGNAFRGVSISGLGFLISYRMSMGLGVNTLRWGPRGGVEQQKWNNFICLLQDFQLRPVPDRLGWVNDVSDTFSISSARKLLDGFTLSNRGISTHWNN; encoded by the exons ATGGCTAGATCTTTTTGGGGTAATTCTTCTTTTATGCATGCTTTCTCTCCTTCTCGTGGAGCTTCTAGGGGTATTCTAGCTATTTGGGATGTGGATTTGATTTCTCATAATCATTTTTCCGTTCATGAAGGCTTTGTTGTTATTGAAGCGGTTTGGGTTCGTTCGGGTCTCCAAGGGAACCTTATTGTTGTTTATGCTCCGCAAGGGTTAAGTAAAAAAAGACTTCTTTGGATtgatatttataattttatatctaattcgttGGGGGAATGCATCATTATGGGTGATTTCAATGAAGTTAGGGATGAATCCGAGAGAATACGGTCTAAATTCTATGCATCTACTGCAAGAGTTTTTAATGATTTTATTAACCCTCTCAACCAGGTGGATGTTCCTTTGGGTGGTCCTAGATTTACTTGGAGCGATAAATGGGGTTCCAAATTTAGCAAGCTTGATAGATTTTTGGTTACGGAGGGTTTTTTGGATTCTTTTCCTCACCTGTCAGCTATGGTCTTGGACAAGAATATTCCTGATTCTTCTATTGGAGCATCGGTGGATTATGGTCTGACACCTTTTCGAATATTTCATTCTTGGTTTGATATGGAGGGGTTTGATGATATAGTTCG GGAGTGGAACTCTAAAAACCGGGACATGGCGGCTAGTAAAAGGAAGAATTTGCAAGATTTAGTAGAGTCTATTGATATTAGGCTCATGGAGGATGAAGGTTCTGCTAacttgagagagaaaagagtttctaTATTAAAGGAGATTTCAGATCTTGACCATTTAGCTCAAGTTGATCTTGCTCAAAAAGCTAAAATTCAGTGGGGCATCGAAGGGGGTGaaaattctaaatttttccatGGTATGCTTAATCGTAAAAGGAGACAAATAGCTATTCGTGGCTTGACGATTGATGGCATGTGGGTGGATAATTCG GTTGATTACTTGCAATCTCCTTTTTCCTATGAAGAGATTAAAAGGGTTGTTTGGGACTGTGGGTCTAATAAAGCCCCTGGCCCTGATGGTTTTACTTTCGGATTTTTAAAGAGATATTGGGATCTTATTGCTACTGATGTTGAG TATAAAATTATTGCCAAACTTCTGGCTAATCGTCTTGTGGAGGTTATTCATAGTGTTGTTAGCCTTGAGCAATCTGCTTTTATTAAAGGTAGAAAGATCCTGGATGGTCcttttcttcttaatgaattggTTGCTTGGAGCAAGTCTTCCAAAAATCCTCTCATGTTGCTTAAGGTTGATTTTGAGAAGGCTTATGACTCCTTATCTTGGGAGTACTTATTGGAAATCATGTCCATTATGGGATTTGGGTCTAAGTGGTGTCAGTGGATTAAGGAGCTTTTGTCGACAGCTAGGGCTTCTGTGTTGATTAATGGTTCCCCAACTGATGAATTTCAAATTCATCGTGAATTGAGAAAGGGTGATCCGCTTTCGCATTTTCTTTTTATTCTGGCTATGGAGGGTCTCCATATTGCTTTGATGTGGGCTCGAGCTGGGAATGCTTTTAGAGGGGTTTCTATTTCTGGACTGGGATTTCTCATATCCT ACAGGATGTCCATGGGATTGGGGGTTAATACTCTTAGATGGGGCCCTAGAGGTGGAGTGGAACAGCAGAAATGGAATAATTTTATTTGCCTTTTGCAGGATTTCCAACTCAGACCAGTCCCAGATAGACTGGGTTGGGTTAATGATGTGTCAGATACTTTTTCCATTTCATCAGCTCGGAAATTATTGGATGGTTTTACGCTTAGTAACAGAGGTATTTCTACTCATTGGAATAATTGA